One genomic window of Meles meles chromosome 3, mMelMel3.1 paternal haplotype, whole genome shotgun sequence includes the following:
- the LOC123938938 gene encoding LOW QUALITY PROTEIN: olfactory receptor 2T1-like (The sequence of the model RefSeq protein was modified relative to this genomic sequence to represent the inferred CDS: inserted 2 bases in 1 codon; substituted 1 base at 1 genomic stop codon), whose product MIFLIXTDSRLHTPMYFLLSHLSFIDMVYISTIVPKMLVDYLLGXRTISFTGCTTQHFLYLTLVGAEFFLLCLMAYDRYVAICKPLCYPVLMSRPVCWMIIAGSWFGGSLDGFLLTPITMNFPFCNSREINHFFCEAPAVLHLACADTALYETVMYVCCVLMLLIPFSVVIASYARILTTVHHMSSVEGRKKAFATCSSHMTVVTLFYGAAMYTYMIPHSYHSPSQDKVFSVFYIILTPMLNPLIYSLSNKDVTGALKRALGRFKGTQRVSGEMF is encoded by the exons ATGATCTTCTTAAT CACAGATTCACGACTTCACACTCCCATGTACTTCCTGCTTAGTCACCTGTCCTTCATTGATATGGTGTACATCTCCACCATTGTCCCCAAGATGTTGGTTGATTACCTGCTTGGTTAAAGAACCATCTCCTTTACGGGGTGCACAACTCAGCATTTCCTCTACCTCACCCTTGTGGGAGCTGagtttttccttttgtgtctcatggcctatgaccgctatgtggccatctgcaaaccccTTTGCTATCCTGTCCTTATGAGTCGCCCGGTCTGTTGGATGATCATAGCAGGTTCCTGGTTTGGGGGCTCTTTGGATGGCTTCCTTCTAACTCCCATCACCATGAACTTTCCTTTCTGCAACTCCCGGGAAattaaccatttcttttgtgaggCACCTGCAGTCCTGCATTTGGCATGTGCAGACACAGCCCTCTATGAGACAGTAATGTATGTGTGCTGTGTTCTTATGCTGCTGATTCCTTTCTCTGTGGTAATTGCTTCTTATGCCCGAATCTTAACCACAGTCCACCACATGAGTTcagtggaggggaggaagaaggcatTTGCCACCTGCTCATCTCATATGACAGTGGTGACCTTGTTCTATGGGGCTGCCATGTACACTTACATGATTCCACACTCTTACCACAGTCCATCCCAGGACAAAGTCTTTTCTGTGTTCTACATAATCCTTACACCAATGTTAAATCCGCTCATTTACAGTCTGAGCAACAAGGATGTGACTGGAGCTCTGAAGAGGGCACTAGGCAGATTCAAGGGTACACAAAGAGTGTCAGGAGAAATGTTTTGA